One window from the genome of Streptomyces sp. NBC_00708 encodes:
- the pyrR gene encoding bifunctional pyr operon transcriptional regulator/uracil phosphoribosyltransferase PyrR produces the protein MDAQHDATGNAARPVLEAPDIARVLTRIAHEIVERAKGADDVVLLGIPTRGVFLARRLAGKLEEITGRTIPVGSLDITMYRDDLRLRPARALARTEIPGEGIEGRLVVLVDDVLFSGRTIRAALDALGDIGRPRAVQLAVLVDRGHRELPIRADYVGKNLPTSLRETVKVQLAEEDGRDAVLLGVEQAAPAVER, from the coding sequence ATGGACGCACAGCACGACGCCACCGGCAACGCGGCACGCCCCGTTCTGGAGGCTCCCGACATCGCCCGGGTCCTCACCCGCATCGCCCACGAGATCGTCGAACGCGCCAAGGGCGCCGACGACGTGGTGCTCCTCGGCATCCCGACGCGCGGCGTCTTCCTCGCCCGCAGGCTCGCCGGCAAGCTCGAAGAGATCACCGGCCGCACGATTCCGGTCGGCTCCCTCGACATCACCATGTACCGCGACGACCTCCGGCTGCGCCCCGCGCGCGCCCTGGCCCGCACCGAGATCCCCGGCGAGGGCATCGAGGGCCGTCTGGTCGTCCTGGTCGACGACGTCCTCTTCTCCGGCCGCACGATCCGCGCCGCCCTCGACGCGCTCGGCGACATCGGCCGGCCCCGTGCGGTGCAGCTCGCGGTCCTCGTCGACCGGGGCCACCGCGAACTGCCGATCCGCGCCGACTACGTCGGCAAGAACCTCCCCACGTCGCTGCGGGAGACGGTCAAGGTCCAGCTCGCCGAGGAGGACGGCCGCGACGCCGTGCTGCTCGGGGTCGAGCAGGCCGCCCCCGCGGTCGAGCGTTAG
- a CDS encoding aspartate carbamoyltransferase catalytic subunit: MKRHLISAADLTRDDAVLILDTAEEMARVADRPIKKLPTLRGRTVVNLFFEDSTRTRISFEAAAKRLSADVINFSAKGSSVSKGESLKDTALTLEAMGADAVVIRHGASGAPYRLATSGWIDGAVVNAGDGTHEHPTQALLDAFTMRRRLVGADAGLGKDLEGRRITIVGDILHSRVARSNVHLLNTLGAHVTLVAPPTLVPVGVEQWPCDVSYGLDDVLAQSDAVMMLRVQRERMNAAYFPTEREYSRRYGLDGERMAKMPEHAVVMHPGPMVRGMEITAEVADSDRCTVVEQVANGVSIRMAVLYLLLGGYEPAAHPSPTTTLDRSAARLPAGTPTAARTEENK; this comes from the coding sequence ATGAAGCGTCACCTCATCTCGGCCGCCGACCTCACCCGCGACGACGCCGTCCTGATCCTCGACACCGCCGAGGAGATGGCCCGGGTCGCGGACCGGCCGATCAAGAAGCTCCCCACCCTGCGCGGCCGTACCGTCGTCAACCTCTTCTTCGAGGACTCGACGCGTACCCGCATCTCCTTCGAGGCGGCCGCCAAGCGGCTGTCCGCCGACGTCATCAACTTCTCCGCGAAGGGCTCGTCCGTCTCCAAGGGCGAGTCGCTCAAGGACACCGCCCTGACGCTGGAGGCGATGGGCGCCGACGCCGTCGTCATCCGCCACGGCGCCTCGGGCGCCCCGTACCGGCTGGCCACCTCCGGCTGGATCGACGGCGCGGTCGTCAACGCCGGCGACGGCACCCACGAGCACCCCACCCAGGCCCTCCTGGACGCCTTCACCATGCGCCGCCGGCTCGTCGGCGCCGACGCCGGACTCGGCAAGGACCTCGAAGGCCGCCGGATCACCATCGTCGGCGACATCCTGCACAGCCGGGTCGCCCGCTCCAACGTGCACCTGCTGAACACCCTCGGCGCCCACGTCACCCTCGTCGCCCCGCCCACCCTGGTCCCGGTCGGCGTCGAGCAGTGGCCCTGCGACGTCAGCTACGGCCTCGACGACGTGCTGGCCCAGTCCGACGCTGTGATGATGCTTCGTGTGCAGCGTGAGCGGATGAACGCCGCCTACTTCCCGACCGAGCGCGAGTACTCGCGCCGCTACGGCCTGGACGGCGAGCGCATGGCCAAGATGCCGGAGCACGCCGTCGTCATGCACCCCGGCCCCATGGTCCGCGGCATGGAGATCACCGCCGAGGTCGCCGACTCCGACCGCTGCACGGTCGTCGAGCAGGTCGCCAACGGCGTCTCCATCCGCATGGCCGTGCTCTACCTGCTGCTCGGCGGCTACGAGCCGGCCGCCCACCCGTCGCCCACCACCACCCTTGATCGAAGCGCTGCGCGCCTCCCTGCCGGCACCCCCACCGCCGCCCGTACCGAGGAGAACAAGTAA
- the bldD gene encoding transcriptional regulator BldD, with amino-acid sequence MSSEYAKQLGAKLRAIRTQQGLSLHGVEEKSQGRWKAVVVGSYERGDRAVTVQRLAELADFYGVPVQELLPGTTPGGAAEPPPKLVLQLERLAHVPPEKAGPLQRYAATIQSQRGDYNGKVLSIRQDDLRTLAVIYDQSPSVLTEQLISWGVLDADARRAVAHDEG; translated from the coding sequence ATGTCCAGCGAATACGCAAAACAGCTCGGGGCCAAGCTCCGTGCCATCCGCACCCAGCAGGGCCTCTCCCTCCATGGCGTGGAGGAGAAGTCCCAGGGCCGCTGGAAGGCCGTCGTGGTCGGTTCGTACGAGCGCGGCGACCGTGCCGTGACCGTGCAGCGCCTTGCCGAGCTGGCGGACTTCTACGGCGTCCCGGTCCAGGAGCTCCTGCCCGGCACGACGCCCGGCGGTGCCGCCGAGCCGCCGCCGAAGCTCGTCCTCCAGCTGGAGCGCCTGGCCCACGTGCCGCCGGAGAAGGCCGGTCCGCTCCAGCGCTACGCGGCGACGATCCAGAGCCAGCGCGGCGACTACAACGGCAAGGTGCTCTCGATCCGCCAGGACGACCTGCGCACGCTGGCCGTGATCTACGACCAGTCGCCTTCCGTGCTGACGGAGCAGCTGATCAGCTGGGGCGTGCTGGACGCGGACGCGCGCCGCGCCGTCGCCCACGACGAGGGCTGA